In the genome of Dickeya fangzhongdai, one region contains:
- a CDS encoding ABC transporter substrate-binding protein — protein MSTASGRTGWKISLMAVCLVAAVSAQAEETPVAIGISGWTGFAPLTLADKAGIFQKHGLKVDLKMIPQKDRHLAVASGAIQCAATTVETYVSWAASGVMLKQIVQLDKSYGADGLAVRNGIASVRDLKGKTIGVDAPGTSPYFALAWILDKNGMSLKDVKVATLSPQAAAQAFVAGQNDAAMSYEPYLSSVRQQPDKGKILVTTLDYPMVMDTLGCTPAFLKQHPQVGKALVESYFDALEMIKTQPDNAYDIMGAAVKSSGKEFAQSAQYLRWQDREQNRAFFSGEIATFSQEAAKLLLEAKVIRQKPDISALYDASYVK, from the coding sequence ATGAGTACAGCATCAGGTCGTACCGGTTGGAAAATCTCGTTGATGGCAGTTTGTCTGGTCGCCGCCGTTTCCGCGCAGGCAGAGGAAACGCCGGTGGCTATCGGCATTTCCGGCTGGACCGGCTTCGCGCCGCTGACGCTGGCGGACAAGGCCGGCATTTTCCAAAAGCATGGACTGAAAGTCGATCTGAAAATGATCCCGCAGAAGGACCGCCATCTGGCGGTGGCGTCCGGTGCGATTCAGTGCGCCGCCACCACGGTAGAAACCTACGTTTCCTGGGCGGCCAGCGGCGTGATGCTCAAACAGATCGTCCAGCTCGACAAATCGTATGGCGCTGACGGGCTGGCGGTGCGTAACGGCATCGCCAGCGTGCGCGACCTGAAGGGCAAAACCATCGGCGTGGATGCGCCCGGCACTTCGCCGTATTTCGCGCTGGCGTGGATTCTGGATAAAAACGGCATGAGCCTGAAAGACGTAAAAGTGGCGACGTTGTCGCCGCAGGCCGCGGCGCAGGCGTTCGTCGCCGGGCAGAATGACGCCGCCATGAGTTACGAGCCTTATCTGTCCTCCGTGCGCCAGCAGCCGGACAAAGGGAAAATTCTGGTTACCACCCTCGATTACCCGATGGTGATGGACACCCTCGGCTGCACGCCCGCATTCCTGAAACAGCACCCGCAGGTAGGGAAAGCGCTGGTGGAGAGCTATTTTGACGCGCTGGAGATGATCAAAACCCAGCCGGACAACGCCTACGACATCATGGGCGCGGCGGTGAAATCCAGTGGTAAGGAGTTCGCTCAGTCGGCTCAGTACCTGCGTTGGCAGGACCGTGAACAAAACCGCGCCTTCTTCAGCGGCGAGATCGCCACCTTCAGCCAGGAGGCGGCCAAATTGCTGCTGGAGGCCAAAGTTATCCGCCAGAAGCCGGATATTTCCGCGCTGTATGACGC
- a CDS encoding YkgJ family cysteine cluster protein yields MDTSFSCVGCGKCCMGHHVPLTLAEAREWALDGGQVIILAEGFLQNGIGILPEQRQHAQSRSCDVISGETRAFIAITFAAYNPDSCRHLDEDLRCRIYDRRPLVCRIYPMEINPHIPLRQASKDCPPEAWLQGEALIVSDRLVDSETQALIERSRQADREDVHIKASICNWLGIATSALKGDGFTAYLPDMSAFTSALELAGQFTAEEHAEAAVSRAWQFHVSDEDVLASLQQAGAQAITGPSQYYGFIGLRAA; encoded by the coding sequence ATGGATACATCGTTTTCCTGTGTAGGATGCGGCAAATGCTGCATGGGGCATCATGTACCCCTGACACTGGCTGAAGCCCGTGAATGGGCGTTGGACGGTGGGCAAGTCATTATTCTTGCCGAAGGGTTTCTGCAAAATGGCATCGGTATCCTGCCGGAACAGCGCCAGCATGCCCAGTCGCGCTCCTGTGACGTGATCAGCGGCGAAACCCGGGCGTTTATCGCGATCACGTTTGCGGCCTACAACCCTGATTCCTGCCGGCATCTGGATGAAGATCTGCGCTGCCGGATTTATGATCGGCGCCCGCTGGTGTGCCGTATTTACCCGATGGAGATCAACCCGCATATTCCGTTGCGGCAGGCCAGTAAAGACTGCCCGCCGGAAGCCTGGTTGCAGGGAGAAGCGCTGATTGTCTCGGACCGGTTGGTGGACAGCGAAACGCAGGCGCTGATCGAACGCTCCCGTCAGGCGGATCGCGAAGATGTTCATATTAAGGCGTCGATTTGCAACTGGCTGGGGATCGCCACCAGCGCGCTGAAAGGCGATGGCTTTACGGCTTACCTGCCGGATATGAGCGCCTTTACATCGGCGCTGGAGCTGGCCGGGCAATTCACCGCCGAAGAGCATGCCGAAGCGGCGGTCAGCCGGGCATGGCAGTTCCATGTTTCCGACGAAGATGTGCTGGCGTCGTTACAGCAGGCCGGCGCCCAGGCCATCACGGGGCCGTCGCAGTATTATGGTTTTATCGGCTTGCGCGCCGCCTGA